A single Hippopotamus amphibius kiboko isolate mHipAmp2 chromosome 5, mHipAmp2.hap2, whole genome shotgun sequence DNA region contains:
- the SFR1 gene encoding swi5-dependent recombination DNA repair protein 1 homolog isoform X1 produces the protein MAEGEVKQDFKMKSPSDSAVMLPSTPQTGANPPFPRTSSWRKQPMSATLRERLRKTRSSFNSCYNVVKRLKVESEENDQSFSEKPAPSTEENCLEFQENFKHIDSEFEESTYLKNTFKNINECESKSLDTESCSDLKNDFMNETLPNHGLNKEKANLVKQIQEKEDLLRRLKLVKMYRSKNDLSQLQLLIKKWRSCSQLLLYELQSAMSEENKRLSLTQLIDHYGLDDKLLHYNRNEEEFIGV, from the exons ATGGCGGAGGGAG aagtaAAGCAAGATTTCAAGATGAAAAGTCCATCAGACTCAGCTGTGATGTTACCTAGCACTCCACAGACCGGTGCCAATCCACCATTTCCCCGTACAAGTAGTTGGAGAAAACAA CCTATGAGTGCAACCCTTAGAGAACGATTAAGGAAAACTAGATCTTCATTTAATTCCTGTTACAATGTGGTAAAACGACTTAAAGTGGAGAGTGAAGAAAATGATCAGAGCTTTTCAGAGAAACCAGCACCTTCAACAGAAGAGAACTGTTTGGAATTTCAAGAAAACTTTAAACACATAGACAGTGAATTTGAAGAAAGTACATACTTGAAAAATACTTTCAAGAATATCAATGAATGTGAATCTAAATCACTTGATACTGAGTCATGCAGTGATCTCAAAAATGACTTTATGAATGAGACTCTTCCCAACCAtggattaaacaaagaaaaagcaaatttggTGAAGCAGATTCAGGAGAAAGAAGACCTTCTTCGGAGATTAAAACTAGTCAAAATGTATAGATCAAAG aaTGACCTGTCTCAGTTACAGTTGTTAATAAAGAAGTGGAGAAGCTGTAGCCAGCTGCTGCTTTATGAGCTGCAATCAGCTATGTCTGAGGAGAACAAGAGACTAAGCCTTACTCAGCTGATAGACCACTATGGGTTAGATGATAAATTGTTACactataacagaaatgaagaagaatTTATAGGTGTTTAA
- the SFR1 gene encoding swi5-dependent recombination DNA repair protein 1 homolog isoform X3, with protein MKSPSDSAVMLPSTPQTGANPPFPRTSSWRKQPMSATLRERLRKTRSSFNSCYNVVKRLKVESEENDQSFSEKPAPSTEENCLEFQENFKHIDSEFEESTYLKNTFKNINECESKSLDTESCSDLKNDFMNETLPNHGLNKEKANLVKQIQEKEDLLRRLKLVKMYRSKNDLSQLQLLIKKWRSCSQLLLYELQSAMSEENKRLSLTQLIDHYGLDDKLLHYNRNEEEFIGV; from the exons ATGAAAAGTCCATCAGACTCAGCTGTGATGTTACCTAGCACTCCACAGACCGGTGCCAATCCACCATTTCCCCGTACAAGTAGTTGGAGAAAACAA CCTATGAGTGCAACCCTTAGAGAACGATTAAGGAAAACTAGATCTTCATTTAATTCCTGTTACAATGTGGTAAAACGACTTAAAGTGGAGAGTGAAGAAAATGATCAGAGCTTTTCAGAGAAACCAGCACCTTCAACAGAAGAGAACTGTTTGGAATTTCAAGAAAACTTTAAACACATAGACAGTGAATTTGAAGAAAGTACATACTTGAAAAATACTTTCAAGAATATCAATGAATGTGAATCTAAATCACTTGATACTGAGTCATGCAGTGATCTCAAAAATGACTTTATGAATGAGACTCTTCCCAACCAtggattaaacaaagaaaaagcaaatttggTGAAGCAGATTCAGGAGAAAGAAGACCTTCTTCGGAGATTAAAACTAGTCAAAATGTATAGATCAAAG aaTGACCTGTCTCAGTTACAGTTGTTAATAAAGAAGTGGAGAAGCTGTAGCCAGCTGCTGCTTTATGAGCTGCAATCAGCTATGTCTGAGGAGAACAAGAGACTAAGCCTTACTCAGCTGATAGACCACTATGGGTTAGATGATAAATTGTTACactataacagaaatgaagaagaatTTATAGGTGTTTAA
- the SFR1 gene encoding swi5-dependent recombination DNA repair protein 1 homolog isoform X2: MPLPEVKQDFKMKSPSDSAVMLPSTPQTGANPPFPRTSSWRKQPMSATLRERLRKTRSSFNSCYNVVKRLKVESEENDQSFSEKPAPSTEENCLEFQENFKHIDSEFEESTYLKNTFKNINECESKSLDTESCSDLKNDFMNETLPNHGLNKEKANLVKQIQEKEDLLRRLKLVKMYRSKNDLSQLQLLIKKWRSCSQLLLYELQSAMSEENKRLSLTQLIDHYGLDDKLLHYNRNEEEFIGV; the protein is encoded by the exons ATGCCACTGCCCG aagtaAAGCAAGATTTCAAGATGAAAAGTCCATCAGACTCAGCTGTGATGTTACCTAGCACTCCACAGACCGGTGCCAATCCACCATTTCCCCGTACAAGTAGTTGGAGAAAACAA CCTATGAGTGCAACCCTTAGAGAACGATTAAGGAAAACTAGATCTTCATTTAATTCCTGTTACAATGTGGTAAAACGACTTAAAGTGGAGAGTGAAGAAAATGATCAGAGCTTTTCAGAGAAACCAGCACCTTCAACAGAAGAGAACTGTTTGGAATTTCAAGAAAACTTTAAACACATAGACAGTGAATTTGAAGAAAGTACATACTTGAAAAATACTTTCAAGAATATCAATGAATGTGAATCTAAATCACTTGATACTGAGTCATGCAGTGATCTCAAAAATGACTTTATGAATGAGACTCTTCCCAACCAtggattaaacaaagaaaaagcaaatttggTGAAGCAGATTCAGGAGAAAGAAGACCTTCTTCGGAGATTAAAACTAGTCAAAATGTATAGATCAAAG aaTGACCTGTCTCAGTTACAGTTGTTAATAAAGAAGTGGAGAAGCTGTAGCCAGCTGCTGCTTTATGAGCTGCAATCAGCTATGTCTGAGGAGAACAAGAGACTAAGCCTTACTCAGCTGATAGACCACTATGGGTTAGATGATAAATTGTTACactataacagaaatgaagaagaatTTATAGGTGTTTAA